In a genomic window of Pieris brassicae chromosome 7, ilPieBrab1.1, whole genome shotgun sequence:
- the LOC123711810 gene encoding probable 26S proteasome non-ATPase regulatory subunit 3, with protein MAPVEQDVEMKNVDSPAAASDADANEVKKDADVLTVQDLREHMRQIDKAVTSKEPRFALRVLRSLPGTRRKLNGNVLRAIINQLYPAGTEKETIITFVEQPQPGSVEIEAPRARSAPKPPVPEVDAYIHLLVLVRMLDTNRLEEATECSQQLISKVTAQNRRTLDLIAAKCYFYHSRVFELTNKLDLIRGLLHARLRTSTLRNDYEGQAVLINCLLRNYLHYALYDQADKLVSKSVFPENASNNEWARFLYYLGRIKAARLEYSDAHKHLVQALRKAPQTAAVGFRQTVQKLAIVVELLLGDIPERAIFRQSQLRKALAPYFQLTQAVRLGNLQRFGEVLENFGPQFRSDHTFTLILRLRQNVIKTAIRSIGLSYSRISPKDIARKLGLDSSEDAEFIVAKAIRDGVIEATIDPEKGYMSNKESSDLYCTREPQLAFHQRISFCLELHNQSVKAMRYPPKSYGKELESAEERREREQQDLELAKEMAEEDDDGFP; from the coding sequence ATGGCTCCAGTTGAACAAGATGTTGAAATGAAGAACGTTGATAGTCCTGCAGCAGCAAGTGACGCCGATGCCAATGAGGTGAAAAAGGATGCTGATGTGCTCACAGTTCAAGACCTCCGGGAACATATGAGGCAAATCGACAAAGCGGTAACGTCAAAGGAACCAAGATTTGCTTTAAGAGTACTTCGATCGCTTCCAGGTACcagaagaaaattaaatgGCAATGTTTTACGTGCTATTATAAACCAACTCTATCCGGCTGGAACTGAGAAAGAAACTATAATTACTTTTGTTGAGCAACCTCAACCTGGTTCTGTGGAGATTGAAGCACCGCGGGCCCGAAGTGCTCCTAAGCCTCCAGTTCCAGAAGTTGACGCCTATATACATCTTTTGGTGTTAGTGCGTATGCTTGACACAAATAGATTAGAAGAGGCAACAGAATGTTCACAGCAACTGATTTCTAAAGTAACCGCTCAGAACAGGAGGACATTGGACCTCATTGCTGCCAAATGTTATTTCTATCATTCCCGGGTCTTTGAACTCACTAACAAATTGGATCTTATTAGGGGCCTACTTCATGCTCGCCTCCGTACCTCAACATTACGTAACGATTATGAGGGACAagctgttttaataaattgcctTTTAAGGAACTATTTACACTACGCTTTGTATGATCAAGCTGATAAGTTAGTCAGCAAATCTGTTTTTCCTGAGAATGCTAGTAACAATGAATGGGCAAGATTCTTATATTACTTAGGAAGGATCAAGGCTGCTCGTCTTGAATACAGTGATGCTCACAAACATCTTGTACAAGCTTTAAGGAAGGCTCCTCAAACAGCCGCTGTTGGTTTCCGTCAAACTGTTCAAAAACTTGCTATTGTTGTGGAACTTCTCTTGGGAGACATCCCTGAAAGGGCCATCTTCAGACAGTCACAGTTGAGAAAGGCCTTAGCACCTTACTTCCAACTTACTCAAGCCGTGCGGCTAGGTAATTTGCAAAGGTTTGGTGAAGTTTTAGAGAATTTTGGACCTCAATTTCGCTCTGATCACACATTTACTTTGATTCTACGTCTGCGTCAAAACGTTATTAAAACTGCAATAAGGTCTATTGGCCTGTCATACTCCCGCATTTCTCCTAAAGATATTGCTCGAAAACTTGGTCTTGACTCTTCTGAAGATGCAGAGTTTATTGTTGCTAAAGCTATAAGAGATGGAGTTATTGAAGCAACTATTGATCCAGAGAAGGGTTACATGAGCAACAAGGAAAGTTCTGATTTGTATTGCACTAGGGAGCCTCAGTTAGCCTTTCATCAGCGTATATCATTCTGCTTGGAACTCCACAATCAAAGTGTTAAAGCTATGAGATATCCTCCAAAGTCATATGGGAAAGAATTAGAGAGTGCTGAAGAAAGAAGGGAACGGGAGCAGCAAGATTTAGAGTTAGCTAAGGAGATGGCAGAAGAGGATGATGATGGCTTTCCTTAA
- the LOC123711950 gene encoding leucine-rich repeat extensin-like protein 5 — MVCKEDVVSWFKELESYKRIDAMCTLLNMCLPFELRFIGTYLEELGKRDFQELRGAELRANNPTDLAADIGGADTDSRTRRKMALYVSLLRSCNFACATTLYNAMVNLEQSGLLKGLYGDLLEEILLLYTMALHHPAFTFDQKSHFGEILEKLKLEDQRLQFQEQQEHLNVVPVSGCHTQSNVTLNMSIPPPNIPNLGPPPGLMFVKTSGVQPNSSEAVPEISSPPVLNAGGLPMIPDVPHPPPGLPMPQYNIGEFIGPHTWPANIIVSPLNPPMEVLNYQATGGPPPSPLVSSPGDSRAASPRSRRRLSRDRSPPLPDPPIQHLAANFDSLSVGELRHTIGEERLREISAVHHQYRSLEKLNGVRRRAAYCPPATSSDSSSTGSTPPGTPAPPQRRHTPSAPPPGTAPPVPYIPYPRPYPYPTPPPAYRPPPAPFANGEPPPYPTPAPYAGFVPVLYAPPKLSCWNCGAAGHAGHECKEPSMEEMTRAGGYQLDFGGAPPEATDK; from the exons ATGGTTTGCAAAGAGGACGTGGTATCATGGTTTAAAGAATTGGAAAGCTATAAACGTATAGACGCAATGTGTACATTACTAAATATGTGCTTACCATTCGAATTACGTTTTATCGGGACGTACTTAGAAGAGCTCGGTAAACGAGACTTTCAGGAGTTGCGTGGAGCGGAACTTAGAGCCAATAATCCAACAGATCTTGCCGCCGATATAGGAGGAGCCGATACAGACTCCAGAACACGACGAAAAATGGCTCTTTATGTCTCTCTGTTAAGGTCATGTAATTTTGCATGTGCTACAACATTGTACAATGCCATGGTAAACTTGGAACAAAGTGGCCTTCTCAAAGGTCTATATGGCGATCTGCTTGAAGAAATATTGCTGTTATATACTATGGCTCTTCACCATCCAGCATTTACATTTGACCAAAAGTCACACTTTGGTGAAATATTAGAAAAGTTAAAATTGGAAGACCAACGGCTACAATTTCAAGAGCAGCAAGAACATCTCAATGTTGTCCCAGTGAGTGGTTGCCATACTCAATCCAATGTCACTCTAAACATGTCAATTCCACCTCCAAATATCCCAAATTTGGGGCCTCCACCTGGTTTAATGTTTGTGAAGACATCAGGAGTTCAG CCCAACAGCTCAGAAGCAGTGCCAGAGATCAGTTCACCACCAGTGCTCAATGCGGGTGGACTGCCGATGATACCTGATGTGCCTCATCCACCGCCTGGTTTGCCAATGCCACAGTATAACATAGGCGAATTCATAGGACCGCACACATGGCCAGCTAATATTATAGTATCTCCACTTAATCCGCCAATGGAG gtATTAAATTACCAAGCAACTGGTGGACCTCCACCTTCACCACTAGTGTCTTCTCCTGGGGACAGTCGTGCTGCATCACCTCGATCTCGTCGCCGTTTATCACGTGACCGTTCACCGCCGCTGCCAGACCCGCCTATACAACATCTAGCTGCCAACTTTGACAGTCTGTCTGTTGGCGAG tTACGACATACAATCGGCGAGGAACGTCTCCGTGAAATCAGTGCGGTACACCATCAGTACCGGTCGCTGGAGAAACTAAACGGGGTGAGACGACGTGCAGCCTACTGTCCCCCTGCGACCTCGTCAGACTCGTCAAGTACGGGATCCACTCCCCCCGGGACCCCTGCGCCCCCGCAGCGCCGTCACACGCCCTCCGCACCGCCCCCTGGAACTGCCCCGCCCGTGCCCTACATACCGTACCCGCGCCCCTATCCGTACCCTACGCCGCCCCCCGCGTACCGCCCGCCGCCCGCGCCTTTCGCGAATGGTGAACCGCCGCCTTATCCCACCCCTGCCCCCTACGCAGGATTCGTGCCCGTCCTATACGCGCCCCCCAAGCTCTCGTGCTGGAACTGCGGCGCTGCCGGACACGCCGGACATGAATGTAAAGAACCCAGTATGGAAGAAATGACTCGCGCGGGGGGCTATCAGTTAGATTTCGGCGGTGCACCCCCTGAAGCGACGGATAAATAG